A genomic segment from Ruegeria sp. TM1040 encodes:
- a CDS encoding IS3-like element ISSisp1 family transposase (programmed frameshift), with amino-acid sequence MKASKFTDAQKAFIIKQAEDGTSVAEVCRKAGISTATFFNWKKKYAGLMPSEMKRLRELEQENARLKKIVADLALDKEMLQDVIKRKPLRPARKRSLVDGMRADWQVSIRRACEVIRFDPRTYRYKSRRPGQAALEQRIREICQTRVRFGYRRVHVLLRREGWEINAKKTYRIYKELGMQLRSKTPKRRVKAKLRDDRKEAVSPNDVWAMDFVHDQLATGWKLRVLTVVDTFSRYVPVLDARFTYRGEDVVATLEQVCKRTGYPATIRVDQGSEFISKDMDLWAYANDVTLDFSRPGKPTDNAFIEAFNGRFRAECLNAHWFMSLEDAAEKLEAWRRDYNEERPHGAIGNKVPADLMKSVHDTSP; translated from the exons ATGAAGGCATCGAAGTTCACGGACGCGCAGAAGGCGTTCATCATCAAGCAGGCGGAGGACGGCACCTCGGTGGCCGAGGTCTGCCGCAAGGCCGGGATCAGCACGGCGACATTTTTCAACTGGAAGAAAAAATATGCTGGCCTGATGCCATCCGAGATGAAACGGCTCAGGGAACTCGAGCAGGAGAACGCGCGTCTGAAGAAGATCGTCGCGGATCTCGCGCTCGACAAGGAAATGCTGCAGGACGTCATTAAGCGAAAGC CTTTGAGGCCTGCCCGGAAAAGGTCGCTGGTCGACGGGATGCGGGCGGATTGGCAGGTGTCGATCCGCCGGGCCTGCGAGGTGATCCGGTTCGATCCGAGAACCTATCGCTACAAATCCCGCCGGCCTGGGCAGGCCGCTTTGGAACAGCGGATACGAGAGATTTGCCAGACGCGCGTGCGCTTCGGCTACAGGCGCGTGCATGTGCTGCTGCGCCGGGAGGGCTGGGAGATCAACGCCAAGAAGACCTATCGCATTTACAAGGAGTTGGGTATGCAACTTCGGAGCAAGACACCTAAGCGCCGGGTGAAGGCCAAGCTGCGGGATGACCGCAAGGAGGCTGTCAGCCCCAATGACGTCTGGGCTATGGACTTTGTTCATGATCAGCTGGCTACAGGCTGGAAACTTCGGGTTCTGACGGTCGTCGACACCTTCTCACGCTATGTCCCGGTGCTTGATGCTCGGTTCACATATCGCGGGGAGGACGTGGTCGCGACGCTTGAGCAAGTATGCAAGCGCACCGGCTACCCAGCCACCATCCGTGTTGACCAGGGCAGCGAGTTCATCTCCAAGGATATGGACCTTTGGGCCTATGCCAACGACGTGACATTGGACTTCTCCCGTCCGGGCAAACCTACCGACAACGCCTTCATCGAGGCGTTCAATGGCCGGTTCCGGGCGGAGTGCCTGAACGCGCACTGGTTCATGAGCCTTGAAGATGCAGCCGAAAAGTTGGAGGCTTGGCGTAGAGACTACAATGAAGAACGCCCGCACGGGGCTATCGGGAACAAGGTCCCGGCAGACCTGATGAAATCAGTTCACGACACCAGCCCGTGA
- a CDS encoding DUF1217 domain-containing protein, whose amino-acid sequence MTFTPLIPSSGVAGWNFLQSTYDRQYDAFVQSGKLKNDSEYFAENIGEVTSSEDLLNDRRLLQVAVKAFGLEEEINYRALLQRALNEGTSASDALANTMNDERYVEFSNAFGFGPGQSPMTSDSKAMQAVIDKFQSASFEEAVGEVDETMRTALFAKRAMIEVFGEPDEDDVSQLSVRERALREFDLAMKEINGKDDDVPGVTSVEDQWEDIIERDTLREFFDTTLRISAGAAGLEDDERIQLYRERAQIIFGTDDPTVFFSAENKDTIISAFKTRATVNGDDAAETAKTAELSEHILDQMISRDAALNEEWDFISRQEPLAEFMKTALELPDDIATRETSEAMRIYREKAIEAFGTDDPNVFASAANLDATLEVYRENATNAGLSSSEISSNLRTAETILKFSYNQGDAIDGGDADAAATAEIDAGWYSVMGQTGVPRFLNTALDVSSALAPGEIFSDLTIDEQLTIYKDKAVELFGTADLKELTGPYQIGAVNDAYRTNAEAAGESEFFITYYSDIAERELNTLFQSDDTDAEKAFEEALEELRTMNDEDNGPSANSQWFTIMGQQAMTDFMQVALGLPKEVGQMDIDQAVEVYKRKAQQVLGTDKPSEFISGDKMDELVNMYLTRSQMNNLSSGYSSGSAALMMLRG is encoded by the coding sequence ATGACATTTACACCGCTTATTCCATCATCTGGGGTTGCGGGCTGGAATTTTCTGCAATCGACCTATGACCGGCAATACGATGCGTTTGTCCAGTCCGGGAAGTTGAAGAATGACAGTGAGTACTTCGCCGAGAATATCGGCGAAGTCACGTCCAGCGAAGACTTGCTTAATGACCGCCGCCTGCTTCAGGTGGCGGTTAAGGCGTTTGGTCTGGAAGAGGAAATCAACTACCGGGCCTTGCTGCAGCGTGCGCTCAACGAAGGCACCTCTGCCAGCGATGCGCTTGCCAACACAATGAATGACGAGCGCTACGTCGAATTCTCCAACGCCTTTGGATTCGGCCCGGGTCAATCACCGATGACCAGCGACAGCAAAGCAATGCAAGCGGTGATCGACAAGTTCCAGTCTGCCTCCTTCGAGGAAGCGGTGGGAGAAGTCGATGAAACGATGCGCACCGCGCTCTTTGCCAAACGGGCCATGATCGAGGTCTTTGGCGAGCCGGACGAGGATGACGTATCGCAGCTGAGCGTGAGAGAACGCGCCCTTCGCGAGTTTGACCTCGCCATGAAGGAGATCAACGGCAAAGACGATGATGTCCCTGGTGTGACCTCTGTCGAGGACCAGTGGGAAGATATTATCGAGCGCGACACGCTTCGAGAATTCTTTGATACCACGCTCAGAATCTCTGCAGGTGCCGCTGGACTTGAAGACGACGAACGCATCCAGCTTTATCGAGAACGTGCGCAGATTATCTTTGGAACCGACGATCCAACGGTCTTCTTCTCGGCCGAGAACAAAGACACAATCATTTCCGCCTTTAAAACCCGTGCAACCGTGAACGGGGATGATGCAGCTGAAACCGCAAAGACTGCGGAACTGTCAGAACACATCCTGGATCAGATGATCTCTCGCGATGCCGCGCTGAATGAAGAATGGGATTTCATCTCCCGGCAGGAACCCCTGGCGGAGTTTATGAAAACCGCTCTGGAATTGCCTGACGATATCGCGACACGAGAGACCAGCGAAGCCATGCGGATCTATCGTGAAAAAGCCATTGAAGCCTTTGGCACAGATGACCCCAATGTCTTTGCTAGTGCAGCAAACTTGGATGCAACACTCGAAGTTTATCGGGAAAATGCCACGAACGCTGGTCTCTCCAGTAGCGAAATCTCTTCCAATCTGCGCACGGCTGAGACCATCCTAAAATTCTCCTACAATCAGGGGGATGCGATCGATGGTGGTGATGCGGATGCCGCGGCAACCGCGGAAATAGATGCCGGGTGGTACAGTGTCATGGGTCAAACCGGCGTCCCGCGCTTCTTGAACACGGCCCTTGATGTGTCCTCTGCGCTTGCGCCGGGTGAAATCTTTTCGGACCTGACGATCGACGAGCAGCTAACAATCTACAAAGATAAAGCGGTTGAACTGTTTGGGACCGCTGACCTCAAAGAGCTGACCGGCCCGTATCAAATCGGCGCAGTGAACGATGCCTATCGCACCAACGCGGAAGCTGCGGGTGAGAGCGAATTCTTCATTACCTATTATTCCGATATCGCCGAGCGAGAACTAAACACCTTGTTCCAGAGCGACGATACCGATGCTGAAAAAGCGTTTGAAGAAGCTCTCGAAGAACTGCGCACGATGAATGATGAAGACAATGGTCCAAGCGCCAATTCGCAGTGGTTCACGATCATGGGCCAGCAGGCGATGACCGACTTCATGCAAGTCGCGTTGGGCCTGCCCAAAGAGGTTGGTCAAATGGATATTGACCAGGCTGTCGAGGTCTACAAGCGCAAGGCACAACAAGTTCTGGGGACCGACAAACCCTCGGAATTCATCTCTGGCGACAAGATGGATGAGCTGGTCAACATGTATCTCACCCGCTCGCAGATGAACAATCTCAGCAGCGGATATAGCTCCGGCAGCGCCGCCCTCATGATGCTGCGCGGCTAA
- the flaF gene encoding flagellar biosynthesis regulator FlaF, with amino-acid sequence MNALLKAKSAYAAAKAPTRTARNTEYEILARITHRMIVADSKGSDGFKDLVAAVSDNRKLWTLFTSDLAKEGNKLPTELKQRLFHLARFTREHTSKVLARKASVQPLVEINTAIMRGLRSGAS; translated from the coding sequence GTGAATGCCCTTCTAAAGGCGAAGAGCGCCTATGCGGCGGCAAAAGCCCCCACCCGTACAGCACGGAACACCGAATATGAGATCCTAGCCCGCATCACGCATCGTATGATCGTGGCGGATAGCAAGGGCTCGGATGGTTTCAAGGATCTTGTCGCAGCGGTTTCCGATAACCGTAAACTCTGGACTCTCTTCACTTCGGATTTGGCCAAGGAAGGCAACAAGCTGCCAACCGAGCTGAAACAACGTCTGTTTCATCTGGCCCGCTTCACGCGTGAACACACCAGCAAAGTACTGGCCCGTAAGGCGTCAGTTCAGCCGCTGGTAGAAATCAACACGGCCATCATGCGTGGCCTTAGAAGCGGAGCGTCCTGA
- the flbT gene encoding flagellar biosynthesis repressor FlbT: MSGLVLKLAPKERVLVNGAVIENGDRRSRLSIVTPDAHILRLRDAIHPEQANTPVRRVCYAAQLVLSGDVDPEEDRLPMLRRIEELSQVFTDPDSRAALSEATEAVISNNHYRCLKALRALLPREERLMAVRAQ, encoded by the coding sequence ATGAGTGGATTGGTCCTTAAACTCGCCCCCAAAGAGCGTGTTCTGGTCAACGGAGCCGTCATCGAAAACGGAGATCGTCGCAGTCGCTTGTCGATCGTCACCCCTGATGCGCATATCCTGCGCCTCAGAGATGCGATTCATCCAGAACAAGCGAATACGCCGGTGCGCCGGGTCTGCTATGCAGCGCAACTTGTCCTCTCTGGGGACGTCGATCCAGAAGAAGATCGCCTGCCAATGTTGCGCCGCATTGAAGAGCTGAGCCAGGTCTTTACGGATCCGGACAGCCGTGCAGCCCTCTCTGAAGCAACCGAAGCGGTGATCAGCAACAACCATTATCGGTGCCTGAAGGCACTGCGGGCGTTGCTGCCACGGGAGGAACGGCTCATGGCCGTGAGAGCCCAATGA
- a CDS encoding flagellin has protein sequence MSSILTNNGAMVALQTLKSVNNNLNDTQKAISTGKEIGVAKDNSAVWAISKTMESDIAGFEAIEEGLSIGEATVAVASAGAEQIVEKLTEIKELVVSAQSENVDHAKIQDDISSKVDQVAAIISAAQFNGANLLAFDVDGNGSTGVGVLASLDREGAGGTVTAVEITVDSVNFESSLNLSASLTSITDTTTAATALGEIEVLLQVAITGAAALGADSARLDDQSEFVSNLVDSMTMGVSTMTDTDMEEASARLSALQTQQELAVQSLTIANEAPGTLLQLFR, from the coding sequence ATGTCCAGCATTCTGACGAACAATGGTGCAATGGTTGCTCTGCAGACTCTGAAGTCTGTGAATAACAATCTGAACGACACCCAGAAAGCCATCTCCACCGGTAAGGAAATCGGAGTTGCAAAAGACAACTCAGCCGTATGGGCGATCTCCAAAACCATGGAATCCGACATTGCGGGCTTCGAAGCGATCGAAGAAGGCCTGTCCATCGGCGAAGCAACCGTCGCGGTTGCCTCTGCAGGTGCCGAGCAAATCGTTGAGAAGCTCACCGAAATCAAAGAGCTGGTTGTTTCCGCTCAATCCGAGAACGTCGACCACGCCAAAATCCAGGACGATATTTCCTCCAAGGTTGATCAGGTGGCTGCGATCATCTCTGCTGCGCAGTTCAATGGTGCGAACCTGCTGGCATTTGATGTGGACGGCAATGGATCGACCGGCGTGGGCGTTCTGGCGTCTCTCGACCGTGAAGGCGCCGGCGGTACCGTTACCGCTGTCGAGATCACCGTCGACTCCGTGAACTTCGAATCCAGCCTGAACCTCTCCGCTTCGCTGACTTCGATCACTGACACGACAACGGCTGCCACAGCCCTTGGTGAAATTGAAGTGCTGCTTCAGGTTGCGATCACTGGTGCTGCTGCTCTGGGTGCTGACTCCGCGCGCCTTGACGACCAGTCCGAGTTTGTAAGCAACCTCGTGGACTCCATGACCATGGGTGTGTCGACCATGACAGATACCGACATGGAAGAAGCCTCCGCACGCCTCTCGGCCCTTCAGACACAGCAGGAACTTGCAGTTCAATCGCTGACGATCGCGAATGAAGCGCCGGGCACGCTGCTGCAGCTCTTCCGCTAA